A genome region from Leptotrichia sp. oral taxon 215 str. W9775 includes the following:
- a CDS encoding methyltransferase domain-containing protein yields MKKILDACCGSKMFWFDKENENTVFMDNRHFEDTLCDGRTLEINPDVIADFRHMPFQDENFYLVVFDPPHLLKAGENSWLAKKYGKLDSATWKEDIRQGFNECMRVLKPNGTLIFKWNEEQIKLNEILATIDFKPLFGNKRAKTHWLVFMKE; encoded by the coding sequence ATGAAAAAAATACTGGATGCATGCTGTGGAAGTAAGATGTTCTGGTTTGATAAAGAAAACGAGAATACAGTATTTATGGACAACCGACATTTTGAAGATACATTGTGTGATGGTCGTACTTTAGAAATAAATCCTGATGTCATTGCTGACTTTAGACATATGCCGTTTCAAGATGAAAATTTTTATCTTGTTGTATTTGATCCACCACATTTGCTCAAAGCAGGAGAAAATTCATGGTTGGCCAAAAAGTATGGAAAACTGGATTCTGCTACATGGAAAGAGGACATAAGGCAGGGTTTTAATGAATGCATGAGAGTTTTAAAGCCAAACGGAACATTGATTTTTAAATGGAATGAGGAACAAATAAAATTAAATGAGATTTTGGCCACTATTGATTTTAAACCATTATTTGGTAACAAAAGAGCCAAAACTCACTGGCTTGTGTTTATGAAAGAATAA